Proteins from a genomic interval of Halopseudomonas litoralis:
- the polA gene encoding DNA polymerase I, with product MTDSIAPLILVDGSSYLYRAFHALPPLTTSTGKPTGAVKGVLNMLRSLRKQYPDSPIAVVFDAKGPTFRDALFEDYKSHRPPMPDDLRSQIEPLHASVKALGLPLLCVDGVEADDVIGTLARQSAAVGCPVVISTGDKDMAQLVDEHITLVNTMTNTVMNPEGVREKFGVGPELIIDFLALMGDKSDNIPGVPGVGEKTAQGLLNGLGGGMDVIYANLEKIPELPIRGAKKLPEKLLEHKDMAYLSHQLATIKIDVELDVKVDALHPTEPNREALIELYRTLEFKNWLDDLLREAKTAGQTVETPNQTEAVEATYETILDQAGFDLWLNKLQNASLFAFDTETTSIYAQQAELVGLSFAVNPHEAAYVPLAHSYMGVPEQLDRDQVLAALKPLLEDPDKRKVAQHAKYDMNVLAHYGIQVQGVAFDTMLESYVLDSTATRHDMDSLALKYLGTGTVRFEDIAGKGAKQLTFDQIALEQAGPYAAEDADITLRLHQTLWQKLQGISSLAKVLEQIEMPLVPVLARIERSGALVDAKLLGIQSRELGDKMTALERQAFDLAGEEFNLGSPKQLCAILYEKQGLPVISKTAKGQPSTAESVLAELAEQGYELPQVIMQYRTVSKLKSTYTDRLPEQINPRTGRIHTSYHQAVTATGRLSSSDPNLQNIPIRSAEGRRIRQAFIAPEGYKIMAADYSQIELRIMAHLAQDEGLLEAFRQGLDVHRATAAEVFGVALDEVSNDQRRSAKAINFGLIYGMSAFGLAKQIGVDRKQSQAYIDRYFTRYPGVLRYMEDTRAQAAEKGFVETLFGRRLYLPEIHSKNQAMRKGAERTAINAPMQGTAADIIKRAMVEVDRWLTESRLDARVVMQVHDELVLEVREDLLDQISAGLCQHMSAAAELDVPLLVEVGTGNNWDEAH from the coding sequence ATGACTGACTCCATTGCCCCGCTGATTCTCGTTGACGGCTCCTCCTATCTGTACCGTGCCTTCCACGCACTGCCGCCACTGACCACCTCCACCGGCAAGCCGACCGGCGCCGTCAAGGGCGTTCTCAATATGCTCAGGAGCCTGCGCAAGCAGTATCCGGACAGCCCCATCGCGGTGGTCTTCGATGCCAAGGGCCCGACCTTCCGCGATGCGCTGTTCGAGGATTACAAATCGCACCGCCCACCCATGCCTGATGATCTGCGTTCGCAGATCGAGCCGCTGCACGCCAGCGTCAAGGCGCTGGGCCTGCCGCTATTGTGCGTCGATGGGGTTGAGGCGGATGACGTGATCGGCACGCTGGCCCGGCAAAGCGCCGCGGTAGGTTGCCCGGTGGTGATTTCCACCGGCGACAAGGACATGGCGCAGTTGGTCGACGAGCACATTACCCTGGTCAACACCATGACCAATACGGTCATGAACCCTGAGGGGGTAAGGGAGAAATTCGGTGTCGGCCCTGAGTTGATCATCGATTTTCTCGCATTGATGGGCGACAAGTCCGACAATATTCCCGGCGTGCCGGGCGTGGGTGAGAAGACCGCGCAGGGCCTGCTCAACGGGCTCGGTGGCGGCATGGATGTGATCTACGCCAATCTGGAGAAGATTCCCGAGCTGCCGATCCGTGGCGCCAAGAAGCTGCCGGAGAAACTGCTGGAACACAAGGACATGGCCTATCTGTCCCACCAGCTGGCGACCATCAAGATAGATGTCGAGCTGGATGTGAAAGTCGACGCGCTGCATCCGACCGAGCCCAACCGTGAAGCTCTGATCGAGCTGTATCGCACACTGGAATTCAAGAATTGGCTCGACGACCTGCTGCGTGAAGCAAAAACCGCCGGCCAGACCGTAGAGACACCGAACCAGACCGAGGCTGTGGAAGCAACGTACGAGACCATCCTTGATCAGGCGGGCTTTGACCTGTGGCTCAACAAGTTGCAGAACGCCTCTCTGTTTGCCTTTGATACCGAGACCACCAGCATTTACGCCCAGCAGGCGGAGCTGGTCGGTCTGTCCTTCGCTGTCAATCCCCATGAAGCAGCCTATGTACCGCTGGCCCATAGCTACATGGGCGTGCCCGAGCAGCTCGACCGTGATCAGGTGCTGGCCGCACTCAAGCCCTTACTGGAAGATCCGGACAAGCGCAAGGTGGCACAACACGCAAAATACGACATGAACGTCCTGGCGCATTACGGCATCCAGGTGCAGGGCGTGGCTTTCGATACCATGCTTGAATCCTATGTGCTGGACTCAACAGCGACACGTCACGATATGGACAGCCTGGCGCTCAAATACCTGGGCACCGGCACAGTACGTTTCGAAGACATTGCCGGCAAGGGTGCAAAACAACTGACCTTTGACCAGATTGCACTGGAACAGGCTGGCCCCTACGCCGCCGAAGATGCCGACATCACCCTGCGCCTGCATCAGACACTGTGGCAGAAGCTGCAAGGCATCAGCTCGCTGGCCAAGGTGCTGGAGCAGATAGAGATGCCACTGGTGCCGGTGTTGGCGCGGATCGAGCGCAGCGGTGCGCTGGTCGATGCCAAGCTGTTGGGCATCCAGAGCCGGGAGCTGGGCGACAAGATGACGGCCCTCGAACGGCAGGCCTTTGATCTGGCCGGGGAGGAGTTCAATCTTGGCTCGCCGAAGCAGTTGTGCGCCATTCTCTATGAAAAGCAGGGCCTGCCGGTGATATCCAAGACCGCCAAGGGCCAGCCGTCCACTGCCGAATCGGTACTCGCCGAGCTGGCGGAACAAGGCTATGAGTTGCCCCAGGTGATCATGCAGTACCGCACGGTGAGCAAGCTCAAGAGCACCTATACCGACCGGCTACCCGAACAGATCAATCCGCGTACCGGACGCATCCATACCAGTTATCACCAGGCGGTCACTGCTACCGGCCGACTGTCCTCGTCCGATCCGAACCTGCAGAACATTCCGATCCGCAGCGCCGAGGGCCGACGCATCCGTCAGGCCTTCATCGCCCCGGAAGGCTACAAGATAATGGCGGCCGACTACTCTCAGATCGAGCTGCGCATCATGGCTCATCTGGCGCAGGACGAGGGCCTGCTGGAGGCCTTCCGTCAGGGTCTCGACGTGCACCGCGCCACCGCCGCCGAGGTATTCGGCGTCGCTCTGGATGAGGTCAGCAACGATCAGCGGCGCAGCGCCAAGGCGATCAACTTCGGTCTGATCTATGGCATGAGCGCCTTTGGCCTGGCCAAGCAGATCGGCGTCGATCGCAAGCAGTCGCAGGCCTATATCGATCGCTACTTCACCCGCTATCCAGGCGTACTGCGCTATATGGAAGACACTCGGGCGCAGGCGGCGGAGAAAGGCTTCGTCGAAACCCTGTTCGGTCGACGCCTGTACCTGCCGGAGATTCACTCGAAGAACCAGGCCATGCGCAAAGGCGCCGAGCGCACCGCGATCAACGCACCCATGCAGGGCACCGCGGCCGACATCATCAAGCGAGCCATGGTCGAAGTGGATCGCTGGCTGACGGAATCGAGACTGGACGCCCGTGTGGTCATGCAGGTGCATGACGAACTGGTACTGGAAGTGCGCGAGGATCTGCTTGATCAGATCAGCGCCGGGCTGTGCCAGCACATGAGCGCCGCCGCTGAACTCGACGTGCCGCTACTGGTGGAAGTGGGTACTGGAAACAACTGGGATGAGGCGCATTGA
- a CDS encoding DUF2782 domain-containing protein, with product MTRIIGRGLAALVLIASFSVMAQEPPLTGEPDVTIRQEGDKTIEEYRLNGFLYAIKVTPKNGAPYFLVAVDDDGNFTRADNPNGLRIPSWKIFEW from the coding sequence ATGACACGCATAATTGGCCGCGGGTTGGCTGCCCTGGTATTGATAGCAAGTTTCTCGGTTATGGCGCAGGAGCCACCGCTGACCGGCGAGCCGGACGTTACCATTCGTCAGGAAGGCGACAAGACCATTGAGGAATATCGCCTGAATGGCTTTCTCTATGCCATCAAGGTCACCCCGAAGAATGGCGCGCCCTACTTTCTGGTGGCGGTGGATGATGATGGCAACTTCACCCGTGCCGACAATCCCAACGGCTTGCGTATCCCGTCGTGGAAGATCTTCGAATGGTAA
- a CDS encoding homoserine kinase → MSVFTPVERAQLADFLSGFDVGRLIDYSGIVGGTENSNFFVATEHGEYVLTLIERGPIAELPFFVELLDCLHGAGLPVPYAIRNRQARALHELNQRPALLQPRLSGRHVGISDASHCHAVGQTLAGLHNATTDSSLQRRSDRGLEWMTAETQALLERSEPSARQLLQSMLAVLERLQRERPELPEAVLHGDLFRDNVLFDGHHLTGVIDFYNAFNGWTLYDVAICVNDWCLAETGGLDARRAESLLAGYASQRRFTPLEAEHWPDLLRLAALRFWLSRELAADQHAEQSGVLIKDPMHFQRLLEWHRDVGVGLPLAL, encoded by the coding sequence ATGTCGGTATTCACTCCGGTTGAACGGGCGCAGTTGGCGGACTTTCTCAGTGGCTTCGATGTTGGCAGGTTGATCGACTACAGCGGTATTGTCGGTGGCACGGAGAACAGCAATTTCTTTGTCGCCACCGAGCACGGTGAGTATGTGCTGACCCTGATCGAGCGTGGCCCGATTGCCGAGCTGCCGTTTTTTGTCGAGCTGCTTGATTGTCTGCATGGAGCAGGGTTGCCGGTGCCTTATGCCATTCGCAACCGTCAGGCACGGGCGCTGCATGAGCTCAACCAGCGCCCGGCGCTGCTGCAGCCGCGGTTGTCTGGCCGGCATGTCGGTATTTCCGACGCCAGTCACTGCCATGCCGTCGGGCAGACGCTGGCTGGACTGCACAACGCCACAACCGACAGCAGTCTGCAGCGGCGCAGCGACCGGGGGCTTGAGTGGATGACCGCAGAGACCCAGGCGCTGTTGGAGCGCAGTGAACCCTCGGCCAGGCAATTGTTGCAGTCGATGCTTGCTGTATTGGAACGATTGCAGCGAGAACGCCCGGAGCTGCCCGAAGCCGTGCTGCATGGCGACCTGTTCCGTGACAATGTATTGTTCGACGGCCATCACCTGACGGGTGTCATCGACTTCTACAACGCCTTCAATGGCTGGACGCTGTACGACGTCGCCATTTGCGTCAACGACTGGTGTCTGGCTGAAACGGGTGGGCTGGACGCACGGCGGGCCGAGTCCCTGCTGGCCGGCTACGCCAGCCAGCGTCGCTTTACCCCGCTGGAAGCAGAGCACTGGCCCGACCTGCTGCGTCTCGCCGCGCTGCGCTTCTGGTTGTCACGGGAGTTGGCGGCGGATCAGCATGCCGAGCAGAGCGGCGTGCTGATCAAGGACCCGATGCATTTTCAGCGGCTGCTGGAATGGCATCGGGATGTCGGAGTGGGCTTGCCGCTGGCGCTGTAG
- a CDS encoding NADH:flavin oxidoreductase/NADH oxidase: MSALFQPFTLKDVTLRNRIAIPPMCQYSAVDGLVNDWHLQNYAGMARGGAGLVIVEATAVAPEGRITPDCAGIWSDELAQAFIPTVQAIKKHGSVPGIQIAHAGRKASAHNPWEGDDHIANDAPRGWQTIAPSALAFGKNLPKQPREMTLEDIARVRDDFVAAAKRALDVGFEWLELHFAHGYLAQSFFSEHSNQRTDAYGGNYENRSRFLRETFAAVREVWPAHLPLTMRFGVLEFDGKDEQTLNESIDLTRRLKDAGLDMISVSIGFNTPEAQIPWAPAFMGPIAERVRREVGIPVSSAWGFGEPHIAEKAVQDGQLDLVMVGKAHLANPHWAYYAARELKIDKASWTLPAPYAHWLERY, from the coding sequence ATGTCCGCGCTCTTCCAACCCTTTACGCTCAAGGACGTCACTCTGCGCAACCGGATTGCCATACCACCCATGTGTCAGTACAGCGCCGTTGATGGCCTGGTGAATGACTGGCACCTGCAGAACTACGCCGGTATGGCCCGCGGCGGTGCCGGTCTGGTTATCGTCGAGGCCACCGCAGTAGCACCGGAAGGCCGCATCACCCCGGACTGTGCAGGTATCTGGAGTGATGAGCTGGCTCAGGCGTTCATTCCCACGGTGCAGGCCATCAAGAAGCACGGCTCGGTGCCGGGCATCCAGATCGCCCACGCCGGCCGCAAGGCCAGCGCGCACAATCCCTGGGAAGGCGACGACCATATTGCCAACGATGCCCCGCGCGGCTGGCAGACCATCGCGCCCTCGGCGCTGGCCTTCGGCAAGAACCTCCCCAAGCAACCGCGTGAAATGACGCTGGAAGATATCGCCCGGGTGCGCGACGATTTCGTTGCCGCTGCCAAGCGGGCCCTCGACGTCGGCTTCGAGTGGTTGGAGCTGCATTTCGCTCACGGCTATCTGGCGCAGAGCTTCTTCTCCGAGCACTCCAACCAGCGTACCGACGCCTACGGTGGCAACTACGAAAACCGCAGCCGCTTCCTGCGTGAAACCTTTGCTGCCGTTCGTGAAGTGTGGCCGGCGCATCTGCCGTTAACCATGCGCTTCGGTGTGTTGGAGTTCGATGGCAAGGATGAGCAGACCCTGAACGAATCCATCGACCTGACCCGCCGACTGAAAGACGCCGGGCTGGATATGATCAGTGTCAGCATCGGTTTCAATACGCCCGAAGCGCAGATTCCCTGGGCACCGGCGTTCATGGGACCGATTGCCGAGCGTGTACGTCGTGAAGTGGGCATCCCGGTGTCCTCTGCCTGGGGCTTCGGCGAGCCGCATATCGCGGAAAAGGCGGTACAGGATGGCCAGCTGGATCTGGTTATGGTCGGCAAGGCGCATCTGGCCAACCCGCACTGGGCCTATTACGCCGCACGGGAGCTGAAGATCGACAAAGCCTCCTGGACCCTGCCGGCACCTTATGCGCACTGGCTGGAGCGGTACTGA
- a CDS encoding ArsR/SmtB family transcription factor produces the protein MRPFKHPAVSDFVLERVLHALSDPVRLEIVQCLAQVAEASCGELDGGRPKSSMSHHFRVLRDAGLVCTYGVGTTHINSLRRQEMDNRFPGLLEAVLGNIAVQTVNIEGQG, from the coding sequence ATGAGACCTTTCAAACACCCAGCCGTCAGCGACTTTGTGCTGGAGCGTGTATTACACGCTCTCAGCGACCCGGTACGCCTGGAGATAGTGCAATGCCTGGCGCAGGTAGCCGAGGCCAGTTGCGGCGAGCTGGATGGCGGGCGCCCCAAATCGAGCATGTCGCATCATTTTCGGGTGCTGCGTGACGCGGGCCTGGTGTGCACCTACGGCGTGGGCACCACCCATATCAATTCGCTGCGGCGTCAGGAGATGGACAACCGCTTCCCCGGTTTGCTGGAGGCGGTTCTGGGGAATATCGCGGTGCAGACCGTCAATATCGAGGGGCAAGGCTGA
- a CDS encoding SCO family protein, producing MALTGVQKTVLITVAVIALVIGAVVNKVMRPAALGRDLLSQNGLFLFDAPRSIPEVTLQSAAGGDWTQDTLQGQWDLLFFGYTFCPDICPTTMAELRQLVTSLPPEQADNLRVTMISVDPARDTPEQMSQYLDFFNAGFHGATGEPEQLARLAQALSVAYIEPDTSEPDYLVDHSGQVVMVDPEGRYVGFIRPPLKPEQLAQWLPRVMAE from the coding sequence ATGGCTCTGACTGGAGTGCAGAAAACCGTTCTGATCACGGTGGCGGTCATCGCCCTGGTCATCGGTGCTGTCGTCAACAAGGTGATGCGACCAGCCGCGCTGGGTCGCGACCTGCTATCGCAGAATGGGCTCTTTCTGTTTGATGCCCCGCGTTCGATACCCGAGGTGACACTGCAGTCGGCAGCGGGCGGTGACTGGACCCAGGATACTCTGCAGGGTCAGTGGGATCTGCTGTTCTTCGGTTATACCTTCTGCCCGGACATCTGCCCCACGACTATGGCCGAACTGCGCCAGCTGGTGACCAGCCTGCCGCCGGAGCAGGCTGACAACCTGCGCGTCACCATGATCAGTGTTGACCCGGCACGCGATACGCCGGAGCAGATGAGTCAGTATCTGGACTTCTTCAATGCCGGGTTTCACGGCGCCACCGGCGAGCCAGAGCAACTGGCCCGCCTGGCACAGGCGCTGTCCGTAGCCTATATCGAGCCGGATACCAGTGAGCCGGACTATCTGGTCGATCATAGCGGGCAAGTGGTGATGGTCGATCCCGAAGGCCGTTACGTCGGCTTCATCCGTCCTCCGCTGAAACCTGAGCAGTTGGCCCAATGGCTGCCCAGGGTGATGGCAGAGTAA
- the cyoE gene encoding heme o synthase, with protein MSRTARAVAGWRDYLELTKPKVVALMIITSAIGMLLSTPGAVSWSVLLLGNLGIALCAGSAAAINHVVDRRIDLHMARTQRRPLAQGRVNPVHALLFALTLGVAGMAILLLWINALTAWLTLGSLLGYAVIYTSFLKRATPQNIVIGGLAGAAPPLLGWTAVTGQIDAEALLLVLIIFAWTPPHFWALAIHRKAEYAKVDIPMLPVTHGEQYTKLHILLYSFILLAASLLPYVIHMSGTLYLVVALGLGLRFIDWAWALYRDSRKHAAIKTFKFSLWYLLWLFVALLVDHYAGVAGWL; from the coding sequence ATGAGCAGAACCGCACGGGCCGTTGCCGGCTGGCGCGACTACCTTGAGCTGACCAAGCCCAAGGTCGTCGCCTTGATGATCATCACTTCAGCCATCGGTATGCTGCTGTCGACCCCGGGGGCGGTGTCCTGGTCGGTGTTGCTGCTGGGCAACCTCGGCATCGCCCTGTGCGCCGGTTCGGCCGCGGCGATCAACCATGTGGTGGACCGGCGCATCGACCTGCATATGGCCCGAACCCAGCGCCGCCCGCTGGCGCAGGGACGCGTCAATCCCGTACATGCATTGCTCTTCGCGTTGACACTGGGTGTCGCCGGTATGGCCATACTGCTGCTCTGGATCAATGCGCTGACCGCCTGGCTGACCCTCGGCTCGCTGCTTGGTTACGCGGTGATCTACACCTCTTTCCTCAAACGTGCGACCCCGCAGAATATCGTCATCGGCGGGCTGGCCGGCGCCGCGCCGCCGCTGCTGGGCTGGACCGCCGTGACCGGTCAGATTGATGCCGAAGCGCTGTTGCTGGTGCTGATCATCTTCGCCTGGACGCCGCCGCACTTCTGGGCGCTGGCCATTCACCGCAAGGCCGAATACGCCAAGGTGGATATTCCCATGCTGCCGGTTACCCATGGCGAGCAGTACACCAAACTGCATATCCTGCTGTATTCCTTCATCCTGCTGGCCGCCAGCCTGCTGCCCTATGTCATTCACATGAGCGGGACGCTGTATCTGGTGGTGGCATTGGGTCTGGGTCTGCGCTTTATCGACTGGGCCTGGGCGCTGTACCGCGACAGCCGCAAACATGCGGCGATCAAGACGTTCAAGTTTTCACTGTGGTACCTGCTGTGGCTGTTCGTCGCCCTGCTGGTGGATCACTATGCAGGAGTAGCAGGATGGCTCTGA
- a CDS encoding COX15/CtaA family protein, translating to MRKPGFIFAVGALLLGFVVVILGAYTRLVHAGLGCPDWPGCYGFLSVPRSDGALELAQLRFPDDPVEAFKAWAEMIHRYAAGLLGLTILGLALFALKQRGRDGYPLKLPLGLLALVICQALFGMWTVTLKLWPQIVTAHLLGGFATLSLLFLLSLRLSGRFPADIGLNALRPLARAVLVVVILQITLGGWTSSNYAAVACVDLPTCHGEWWPKMDFVAGFNIFQEIGPNYLGGMLYGEGRTAIHFTHRVGAMITLLVTLLLAWRLYRAGLTATAVWLTLVLLTQVALGITNVLAHLPLAVAVAHNAVGALLLLSLVLVNYQLRPVVISLNRRRRSGDVGQWTPA from the coding sequence ATGCGCAAACCCGGTTTTATTTTTGCTGTCGGTGCCCTGCTGCTGGGCTTTGTGGTGGTCATTCTGGGCGCCTATACCCGTCTGGTGCATGCCGGGCTGGGTTGCCCCGACTGGCCTGGCTGTTATGGTTTCCTAAGTGTGCCGCGCAGCGACGGCGCTCTGGAACTGGCGCAGCTGCGCTTTCCGGACGATCCGGTGGAAGCGTTCAAGGCCTGGGCCGAGATGATCCACCGCTACGCCGCCGGTCTGCTGGGGCTGACCATTCTCGGACTGGCCCTGTTTGCCCTCAAGCAGCGCGGGCGTGACGGCTATCCACTGAAACTGCCGCTGGGCCTGCTGGCGCTGGTTATCTGTCAGGCACTGTTCGGTATGTGGACAGTCACCCTGAAGCTCTGGCCACAAATCGTTACTGCCCATCTGCTCGGCGGTTTCGCCACTCTCAGTCTGCTGTTTCTGCTCAGCCTGCGCCTGTCCGGACGTTTCCCGGCAGATATCGGCCTCAACGCACTGCGGCCGCTGGCCCGCGCCGTGCTGGTGGTGGTGATCCTGCAGATCACCCTGGGCGGCTGGACCAGCAGTAACTACGCAGCAGTGGCTTGCGTCGACTTGCCGACCTGCCACGGCGAATGGTGGCCGAAGATGGACTTTGTCGCCGGCTTCAATATTTTCCAGGAAATCGGCCCCAATTATCTGGGCGGCATGCTCTATGGCGAGGGCCGCACGGCGATCCATTTCACCCACCGGGTGGGGGCGATGATCACCCTGCTCGTTACCTTGCTGCTAGCCTGGCGACTGTACCGCGCCGGCCTGACGGCGACTGCGGTCTGGCTGACGCTGGTACTGCTGACCCAGGTGGCTCTGGGCATCACCAATGTGCTGGCGCATCTGCCGCTGGCGGTGGCAGTGGCGCATAACGCCGTGGGCGCGCTGTTGCTGTTGAGCCTGGTGTTGGTGAACTATCAGCTGCGCCCGGTGGTCATCTCTCTGAACAGACGTAGGCGTTCCGGGGATGTGGGGCAGTGGACACCGGCCTGA
- a CDS encoding SURF1 family protein, with translation MTRSQSDAIPLSSRFAPGWPLWVFTLALLPILISLGFWQLERADEKRELQARIDQQRSTQAIPPSEIDPTLNLAWRPLVLTGQWDAQHLWLLDNRTRDGRPGVEVLQVFHDSASDLRLLVNRGWLPWPDRRQLPPVPTPQGTIQLQIEVLPEQDPGFTLHSATTVGWPKLVGSIDLPAFTEQADIPLQPWMARLQPGSHGAFRLDWPGLPMSASKHTGYAVQWFALAAALLILFIWAGLRPEPRGNNNEQHH, from the coding sequence ATGACCAGAAGCCAGTCTGACGCGATACCGCTCAGCAGCCGCTTCGCACCCGGCTGGCCACTCTGGGTATTCACCCTGGCGCTGTTGCCGATACTGATCAGTCTCGGATTCTGGCAGCTGGAGCGCGCCGACGAAAAACGCGAACTGCAGGCGCGGATTGATCAGCAGCGCAGCACGCAGGCTATCCCTCCCAGCGAAATCGATCCCACCCTCAACCTCGCCTGGCGCCCCTTGGTACTGACCGGACAGTGGGATGCGCAGCACCTGTGGTTGCTGGACAATCGCACCCGCGATGGCAGGCCGGGCGTCGAGGTATTGCAGGTCTTTCACGATAGCGCCAGCGATCTGCGGCTGCTGGTCAATCGCGGCTGGCTGCCCTGGCCGGATCGCCGCCAACTTCCGCCGGTGCCGACCCCGCAGGGCACCATCCAACTGCAGATCGAAGTTCTCCCCGAACAGGATCCGGGTTTCACTCTGCATAGCGCCACGACCGTCGGCTGGCCGAAACTGGTCGGCAGCATCGACCTGCCCGCCTTTACCGAACAGGCTGATATACCACTGCAGCCATGGATGGCTCGCCTGCAGCCGGGCAGTCACGGCGCCTTTAGGCTCGATTGGCCGGGACTGCCAATGAGCGCAAGTAAACACACCGGTTACGCCGTACAGTGGTTCGCTCTGGCGGCCGCTTTGTTGATATTGTTTATCTGGGCTGGTTTGCGGCCCGAACCCCGGGGGAACAACAATGAGCAGCACCACTGA
- a CDS encoding DUF2909 domain-containing protein: MWLKIIILVLLAAIIISLFSGALFLRNAESGSSLVNALTLRISLTVVLILLIAWGLWSGQLHWGAPWLH; encoded by the coding sequence ATGTGGTTGAAAATCATCATTCTGGTACTGCTGGCTGCCATTATCATCAGCCTGTTCAGTGGCGCGTTGTTCCTGCGTAACGCCGAGTCCGGCAGCAGCCTGGTCAATGCCCTGACCCTGCGTATCAGCTTGACCGTGGTGTTGATACTGCTGATAGCCTGGGGGCTTTGGTCCGGGCAACTACATTGGGGCGCTCCGTGGCTGCACTGA
- a CDS encoding cytochrome c oxidase subunit 3: protein MASHEEHEVYYVPDQSKWPIVGSIGLLVSVFGAGTLMNGLSSGSGASPGQYILYAGLLILVWMFFGWFGNVIKESRQGLYSRQMDRSFRMGMTWFIFSEVMFFAAFFGALFYVRVLAGPWLDGIGEKGSSSMLWPEFNFSWPLVNNPDPGTFPGPTETISPWQLPLINTLLLITSSVTLTLAHHALRADKRKALKNWLLLTVVLGVVFLGLQLAEYVHAYNDLGLTLSSGIYGSTFFMLTGFHGFHVTMGAIILTVMLVRVHKGHFTPDNHFGFEAASWYWHFVDVVWVALFIFVYVL, encoded by the coding sequence ATGGCAAGTCACGAAGAACATGAAGTCTATTACGTACCTGACCAGAGCAAATGGCCAATAGTCGGCTCCATCGGCCTGCTGGTTTCCGTATTCGGCGCCGGCACGCTGATGAATGGCCTGAGCAGCGGCTCGGGCGCCTCGCCGGGCCAGTATATTCTCTACGCCGGCCTGCTGATCCTGGTCTGGATGTTCTTTGGCTGGTTCGGCAACGTGATCAAGGAAAGCCGACAGGGGCTGTACAGCAGGCAGATGGATCGCTCGTTCCGCATGGGCATGACCTGGTTCATCTTTTCCGAGGTGATGTTCTTCGCCGCTTTCTTCGGGGCGCTGTTTTACGTACGTGTCCTGGCTGGCCCCTGGCTGGATGGCATCGGTGAAAAGGGCTCGAGCAGCATGCTCTGGCCGGAATTCAATTTTTCCTGGCCGCTGGTCAACAACCCCGACCCTGGCACCTTCCCCGGCCCCACTGAAACCATCAGTCCCTGGCAGCTGCCACTGATCAACACCCTGCTGCTGATCACCTCCAGTGTCACTCTGACCCTGGCTCATCATGCGCTGCGCGCCGACAAACGCAAGGCCCTGAAGAACTGGCTGTTGCTGACGGTGGTGCTCGGCGTGGTCTTTCTTGGCTTGCAGCTGGCCGAGTACGTCCATGCCTATAACGATCTGGGTCTGACCCTGAGTTCCGGCATCTATGGCTCGACCTTCTTCATGCTCACCGGCTTCCATGGCTTTCACGTGACCATGGGCGCGATCATCCTCACAGTGATGCTGGTCCGCGTGCACAAGGGCCATTTCACCCCGGACAATCACTTCGGCTTCGAGGCTGCCAGCTGGTATTGGCACTTCGTCGATGTGGTCTGGGTGGCGCTGTTCATCTTCGTCTACGTGCTCTGA
- a CDS encoding cytochrome c oxidase assembly protein — translation MSEEGLSTRSLIKRLLLLVVGMFAFGFLLVPIYDVMCQAFGINGKTAGSAWQGQEQVDMQREVRVQFVSSNAEGMRWSFGPQNDEVVLHPGEARTVNFLAHNPTDKVMVAQAIPSVAPSRAAAFLHKTECFCFTQQVLQPGESIEMPVRFVVDPALPKDVRRLTLAYTLFDVTERMAASLDLAAIH, via the coding sequence ATGAGCGAGGAAGGCCTGAGCACCAGAAGTCTGATCAAACGGTTGCTGCTGTTGGTCGTCGGTATGTTCGCTTTCGGCTTTCTGCTGGTGCCGATCTACGACGTGATGTGCCAGGCCTTCGGCATCAATGGCAAAACCGCCGGTTCAGCCTGGCAAGGCCAGGAGCAGGTGGATATGCAACGCGAGGTACGGGTGCAGTTCGTGTCCAGCAATGCCGAGGGCATGCGCTGGTCGTTCGGCCCGCAGAATGATGAAGTCGTGCTGCATCCGGGCGAGGCTCGCACCGTCAACTTTCTCGCCCATAACCCCACCGACAAGGTGATGGTGGCCCAGGCCATCCCCAGCGTCGCCCCCTCCCGGGCGGCGGCGTTCCTGCACAAGACCGAATGTTTCTGCTTTACTCAGCAGGTGCTGCAACCGGGCGAAAGCATTGAAATGCCGGTGCGTTTCGTGGTCGACCCGGCACTGCCGAAGGATGTGCGACGGCTCACGCTGGCCTATACCTTGTTTGATGTGACCGAACGCATGGCGGCCAGCCTCGATCTGGCCGCAATACACTGA